One window of Xanthomonas sp. 10-10 genomic DNA carries:
- a CDS encoding EAL domain-containing protein, producing MAQSARGTRSGQTMHMVRGWLTLPLALLMAMAVGMAVLSALAIEIQSGATAWIVGQGHWSNAQQESVYWLERYLVSGDPSDLQAACRALEVPLGDRAARDAVEQPVIAWTAVYAGLAAGRNAREDMPQMVRLYRYGQMIPYLGDAITLWKHTDADLLKLSALADRAASVQAANRPDARALQDLRDELHLLDARMRSDAAQFQAQLIRCARLLHDVMVVCSLATLLLVLITCVLAIRRIRDYLLSHEGRFRTAFQQAALGMVKFDLRGHVLDANASMAHILRYRPEELQASTLAQLVHPDDIVLDSRGTIDWPRLMQSGELRFLRADGEVMWGRWSASLVEPGPEEPTLVLAVIEDVSHAHELADEVAFHARHDALTGLINRREIERRLLHLIEPPQSPQLCHALCFVDLDHFKLVNDTFGHAVGDKFLCHFADVITMQLRPGDWLGRLGGDEFAILLANTDLVQAQALLERMHGVLGQPWSHQGGRPLTPSCSFGVVEIRRGANDVNALMTAADLACFAAKEEGRNRIRCLGENDLALARRRHDGGWISAVQQAIAEHRLLLYAQKIQVLSDPGRLQYEVLVRMRARDGRVLSPGEFLPAVERYGLGRMVDAHVLETLCAQLADNPLHVATLDLCHVNLSAQSIAQPDFLDFVCALFERYPTLVSKLCMEITETAVIGDLEHAQRFVQSVRARGCHVALDDFGSGLASFGYLKQFTVDVLKIDCGFVRNYAHDAVDRAAVHSIAQVGLALGIEVVAEGVESEADIPGLRDAGVGQVQGFSLHRPCPLEDLVMPQPMLAVTG from the coding sequence ATGGCGCAGTCAGCACGCGGCACACGCAGTGGCCAAACCATGCACATGGTGCGCGGCTGGCTAACGCTCCCTCTGGCGCTGCTGATGGCGATGGCTGTCGGCATGGCCGTGCTCTCTGCACTGGCGATCGAAATCCAATCCGGAGCAACCGCCTGGATTGTCGGTCAGGGCCACTGGTCCAATGCCCAGCAAGAGTCGGTCTACTGGCTGGAGCGCTATCTGGTGAGCGGCGATCCGAGCGATCTGCAGGCCGCCTGCCGTGCGCTGGAGGTGCCGCTCGGCGATCGCGCGGCGCGCGATGCGGTCGAACAGCCGGTGATTGCCTGGACGGCGGTGTATGCCGGGCTTGCGGCCGGTCGCAATGCCCGTGAGGACATGCCGCAAATGGTCAGGCTGTATCGCTACGGCCAGATGATTCCGTATCTGGGCGATGCCATCACGCTGTGGAAGCACACCGATGCCGATCTGTTGAAGCTCAGTGCACTGGCCGACCGTGCTGCCTCCGTGCAAGCCGCCAACAGACCGGATGCGCGCGCGCTGCAGGACCTGCGCGACGAACTGCATCTGCTCGATGCCCGCATGCGCAGCGATGCAGCGCAGTTCCAGGCGCAGCTGATCCGCTGCGCACGGCTGCTGCACGACGTGATGGTGGTCTGCAGCCTGGCCACCTTGTTGTTGGTGCTGATCACCTGCGTGCTGGCGATACGCCGCATCCGCGACTATCTGCTGTCGCACGAGGGCCGGTTTCGCACGGCGTTTCAGCAGGCTGCGCTGGGGATGGTCAAGTTCGACCTGCGCGGCCACGTGCTGGATGCCAACGCCTCGATGGCCCATATCCTGCGCTACCGCCCGGAAGAGTTGCAGGCGTCCACGCTCGCCCAGCTGGTGCACCCGGACGACATCGTGCTGGACAGCCGTGGCACGATCGACTGGCCGCGGCTGATGCAGTCCGGCGAGCTGCGCTTCCTGCGCGCCGATGGCGAAGTGATGTGGGGCCGCTGGAGCGCCTCGCTGGTGGAGCCTGGCCCGGAGGAACCCACGCTGGTGCTGGCGGTGATCGAAGACGTCTCGCACGCGCACGAACTGGCCGACGAGGTCGCCTTCCACGCGCGCCACGACGCCTTGACCGGTTTGATCAACCGGCGCGAGATCGAGCGCCGCCTGCTGCATCTGATCGAGCCGCCGCAATCGCCGCAGCTGTGCCATGCGCTGTGCTTCGTCGACCTGGATCACTTCAAGCTGGTCAACGACACCTTCGGACATGCGGTCGGCGACAAGTTCCTGTGCCACTTCGCCGACGTCATCACCATGCAGTTGCGTCCGGGCGACTGGCTGGGGCGGCTGGGTGGCGACGAGTTCGCGATCCTGCTGGCCAATACCGACCTGGTGCAGGCGCAGGCCTTGCTGGAGCGCATGCATGGCGTGCTGGGGCAGCCGTGGAGCCATCAGGGCGGCCGGCCGCTGACGCCGAGTTGCAGCTTTGGCGTGGTGGAAATCCGCCGGGGCGCCAACGACGTCAACGCATTGATGACCGCGGCCGACCTGGCCTGTTTCGCCGCCAAGGAAGAAGGGCGCAACCGGATCCGGTGTCTTGGCGAGAACGATCTGGCCTTGGCGCGGCGTCGGCATGACGGTGGCTGGATCAGCGCCGTGCAGCAGGCGATCGCCGAACACCGGCTGCTGCTGTACGCGCAGAAGATCCAGGTGCTGAGCGACCCCGGCCGTCTGCAGTACGAGGTGCTGGTGCGCATGCGCGCGCGCGATGGGCGGGTGCTGAGCCCGGGCGAATTCCTGCCTGCGGTGGAGCGCTACGGGCTCGGGCGCATGGTCGATGCCCATGTGCTGGAAACCTTGTGCGCGCAGCTGGCCGACAACCCGCTGCATGTGGCGACCCTGGACCTGTGCCACGTCAATCTGTCCGCGCAATCGATCGCGCAGCCGGATTTTCTCGATTTCGTCTGCGCCCTGTTCGAGCGCTATCCCACGCTGGTGTCCAAGCTGTGCATGGAAATCACCGAAACCGCCGTCATCGGCGACCTGGAACATGCGCAGCGCTTTGTGCAGAGCGTGCGCGCGCGTGGCTGCCATGTGGCGCTGGACGACTTCGGCAGCGGCCTGGCCTCGTTCGGCTACCTCAAGCAATTCACCGTCGATGTGTTGAAGATCGATTGCGGCTTCGTGCGCAATTACGCGCATGACGCGGTGGACCGCGCTGCGGTGCATTCCATCGCCCAGGTTGGCCTGGCACTGGGTATCGAAGTGGTGGCCGAAGGGGTGGAGTCGGAGGCGGATATTCCCGGCCTGCGCGACGCCGGCGTGGGCCAGGTGCAGGGCTTCAGCCTGCATCGCCCGTGCCCGCTGGAAGACCTGGTCATGCCGCAGCCCATGCTGGCGGTAACCGGGTAG
- a CDS encoding pseudouridine synthase: MTIRLNKHIADTGFCSRREADRLIGERRVTVNGMVAGTGAVVGEEDTVLVDGQPLRAREAKKPGGRKHVYIALNKPVGITCTTESSVKGNIVEFVGHEQRIFPIGRLDKESEGLILMTSNGNIVNEILRAENRHQKEYLVAVNKAVTDEFLRGMARGVRIHNETTLPCRTARIAKFGFRIVLEQGLNRQIRLMAAEFGYRVTQLRRVRIDNIKLAALKPGQWRNLSDAELRGLLPQRTDW, from the coding sequence ATGACAATCCGACTCAACAAACATATCGCCGATACCGGCTTCTGCTCGCGTCGCGAGGCCGACCGCCTGATCGGCGAGCGCCGCGTCACCGTCAACGGCATGGTGGCCGGCACCGGCGCGGTGGTGGGCGAGGAAGACACCGTGCTGGTGGATGGCCAGCCGCTGCGCGCGCGCGAGGCCAAGAAGCCCGGTGGACGCAAGCATGTCTATATCGCGCTCAACAAGCCGGTGGGCATCACCTGTACCACCGAGAGTTCGGTCAAGGGCAACATCGTCGAATTCGTCGGCCACGAGCAGCGCATCTTTCCGATCGGCCGCCTGGACAAGGAGTCCGAAGGGCTGATCCTGATGACCAGCAACGGCAACATCGTCAACGAGATCCTGCGCGCGGAAAATCGCCACCAGAAGGAATACCTGGTGGCGGTCAACAAGGCGGTCACCGACGAATTCCTGCGTGGCATGGCGCGTGGTGTGCGCATCCACAACGAGACCACCTTGCCGTGCCGCACCGCGCGTATCGCCAAGTTCGGATTTCGCATCGTGCTCGAGCAGGGCTTGAACCGGCAGATCCGCCTGATGGCTGCCGAATTCGGTTATCGGGTCACGCAGCTGCGGCGGGTGCGTATCGACAACATCAAGCTTGCCGCACTCAAGCCGGGGCAATGGCGCAACCTCAGCGATGCGGAACTGCGCGGCTTGTTGCCGCAGCGCACCGATTGGTAA
- a CDS encoding sensor domain-containing diguanylate cyclase: protein MIKPQLPGNEAERLIALRQYELLDSPPERAFDDLTLVASTVCQTQMAAVVLVDEHRQWFKAAHGVPRSEAPRDISFCAHAILRPDEVMTVEDTLLDPRFFDNPMVTGEGAVRFYAGAPLVTSEGMPLGSLCVFDQAPAQLREDQRAALQALSRQASHLLELRLAGKQLRRQLREREWYEQQMAQYYAAMEAVNADLVEQTRTDPLTGLPNRRAFTAALAAATQQTRIANQPLSVALLDVDHFKVVNDVHGHDQGDLVLRELSALLRAHVAGAGTIARYGGEEFVLLLPNVDLQQARVQCEYLRQSVATMTIALPVTVSIGVAMLYPHEGVETVIKRADQALYAAKRGGRDQVVALE, encoded by the coding sequence GTGATCAAACCGCAATTGCCGGGAAACGAAGCCGAGCGGCTGATCGCCCTGCGCCAGTACGAGTTGCTGGACTCGCCACCCGAGCGCGCCTTCGACGACCTGACCCTGGTGGCGTCCACCGTCTGCCAGACGCAGATGGCGGCCGTGGTGCTGGTGGACGAACATCGGCAGTGGTTCAAGGCGGCCCACGGCGTGCCGCGTAGCGAAGCGCCACGCGATATCTCGTTCTGCGCGCATGCGATCCTGCGCCCGGACGAGGTGATGACCGTCGAAGACACCTTGCTGGACCCGCGCTTTTTCGACAACCCGATGGTCACCGGCGAAGGCGCCGTACGCTTTTATGCTGGCGCGCCGTTGGTCACCAGCGAAGGCATGCCGCTGGGTTCGTTGTGCGTGTTCGACCAGGCGCCGGCGCAGCTGCGCGAGGACCAACGTGCCGCGCTGCAGGCGTTGTCGCGGCAGGCCTCGCATCTGCTGGAGCTGCGTCTGGCCGGCAAGCAGCTGCGTCGGCAGTTGCGCGAGCGCGAATGGTACGAGCAGCAGATGGCGCAGTATTACGCCGCGATGGAAGCGGTCAACGCCGATCTGGTCGAGCAGACGCGTACCGACCCGCTGACCGGCCTGCCCAATCGCCGCGCCTTCACCGCGGCACTGGCGGCAGCGACGCAGCAGACGCGCATCGCCAACCAGCCGCTGTCGGTGGCGCTGCTGGACGTGGACCACTTCAAGGTGGTCAACGACGTGCACGGGCACGACCAGGGCGATTTGGTGCTGCGCGAGCTATCGGCGCTATTGCGTGCGCATGTGGCCGGTGCCGGCACCATTGCGCGTTACGGCGGCGAAGAGTTCGTGTTGCTGCTGCCCAATGTGGACCTGCAGCAGGCACGGGTGCAGTGCGAATATCTGCGCCAGAGCGTGGCGACAATGACGATTGCGCTGCCGGTGACGGTCAGCATCGGCGTGGCCATGTTGTATCCGCACGAAGGCGTGGAAACGGTGATCAAGCGTGCCGACCAGGCCCTGTATGCCGCCAAGCGCGGCGGCCGCGATCAGGTAGTTGCGCTGGAGTAG